The Thermodesulfobacteriota bacterium genome includes a region encoding these proteins:
- a CDS encoding nucleotidyltransferase family protein, which translates to MKRSRDRILKTIAENREAIRALGVKRLGLFGSCARGEETRASDLDFLVEFETKSFDAYMGLKELLEGLFDCGVDLVLEDAVKPRLRQAIMEEVVHAPGL; encoded by the coding sequence ATGAAGAGAAGCAGGGACAGAATACTCAAAACCATCGCGGAAAACCGCGAGGCCATCCGCGCCTTGGGAGTGAAGAGGCTCGGGCTTTTCGGCTCGTGCGCCAGGGGGGAGGAGACGCGCGCAAGCGACCTCGACTTCCTCGTCGAGTTCGAGACCAAGTCGTTCGACGCCTACATGGGGCTCAAGGAGCTCCTCGAAGGGCTCTTCGACTGCGGGGTGGACCTCGTCCTCGAAGACGCCGTAAAACCGAGGCTCCGCCAGGCCATCATGGAAGAGGTGGTGCATGCCCCGGGACTATAA
- a CDS encoding NFACT family protein produces the protein MAELDEAMRGGVVSKIHQPDERQVLIKIFRRGREERLLISTHPKFSRAHLTASRFENPPTPKRFCAFLRSRITNAHVEGVSQTPGERIIRVALKKTEGEAFTLIAELTGKSANIILVDENETVLDALKHFPVEGSMRGVEPGIKLEPLPPFKGEVKEKPVELGEGETWNQAAERVCSTPAEDEKILSRRSTLRRAIKSAEKRLKKKLRNLEADGKEAEKNIEGARLGELLVANYKDIRKGMTKIEVEDYYKSPLEKVAVPLDERLGPQENIDRIFKKAKKAKTTLKLLKVRLPVTRKELEYIDELAYELEAAENEEDIETLREELIEAGYLKEKAKPRTGRGKGAGAAKGVRAEPVRRFTSKGGFEILCGKSGRGNDMLVKKLGKPGDLWFHAKGVAGAHVLLKFKGKEPLPKSAIEEAATVAASYSKAAKAAKVEVLYSDVKNVRKPRGAKPGMVTVSEYKTVVVRPVEDK, from the coding sequence GTGGCCGAGCTCGACGAGGCCATGCGCGGCGGGGTCGTCTCGAAGATCCACCAGCCCGACGAAAGGCAGGTTTTAATAAAAATCTTCCGGCGCGGCAGGGAGGAGCGGCTCCTCATCTCCACGCACCCGAAGTTCTCGCGCGCCCACCTTACCGCCTCCCGCTTTGAGAACCCGCCCACCCCGAAACGCTTCTGCGCGTTCCTCAGGAGCAGGATCACGAACGCGCACGTCGAGGGCGTCTCGCAAACGCCGGGCGAACGCATTATAAGGGTCGCTCTCAAGAAGACCGAGGGAGAAGCTTTTACTCTCATCGCCGAGCTTACGGGCAAGTCCGCTAACATTATACTGGTCGACGAAAACGAGACGGTCCTCGATGCGCTAAAGCACTTTCCCGTGGAGGGCTCCATGAGGGGGGTCGAGCCGGGGATTAAGCTGGAACCCCTGCCGCCATTTAAAGGAGAGGTAAAAGAAAAGCCCGTCGAGCTCGGAGAAGGCGAGACGTGGAACCAGGCCGCCGAAAGGGTCTGCTCCACACCCGCCGAAGACGAAAAAATCCTGTCCAGGCGGAGCACCCTCCGGCGCGCCATAAAGAGCGCGGAGAAGAGGTTAAAGAAAAAGCTCCGGAACCTCGAGGCCGACGGGAAGGAGGCCGAAAAGAATATCGAGGGCGCGCGGCTCGGCGAGCTTCTCGTCGCCAACTATAAGGATATCAGGAAGGGCATGACGAAGATCGAGGTGGAGGACTACTATAAGAGCCCGTTGGAGAAGGTAGCCGTGCCGCTCGACGAGAGGCTCGGCCCGCAGGAGAATATCGACCGGATATTCAAGAAGGCGAAAAAGGCCAAGACCACGCTAAAGCTCTTGAAGGTGCGCCTGCCCGTGACCAGGAAGGAGCTTGAATATATAGACGAACTCGCCTATGAGCTTGAAGCCGCTGAAAACGAAGAAGATATCGAAACGCTCAGGGAAGAGCTAATCGAGGCGGGCTATCTTAAGGAGAAGGCCAAACCCCGGACCGGGCGGGGCAAAGGGGCCGGGGCGGCAAAGGGGGTAAGGGCCGAGCCCGTACGGAGGTTCACCTCAAAGGGCGGCTTTGAGATCTTATGCGGCAAGAGCGGCAGGGGGAACGACATGCTCGTCAAGAAGCTCGGCAAACCGGGCGACCTGTGGTTCCACGCAAAGGGTGTTGCCGGTGCGCACGTGCTATTGAAGTTCAAGGGCAAAGAACCCCTTCCCAAGAGCGCCATCGAGGAGGCGGCCACAGTGGCCGCCTCCTACAGCAAGGCCGCCAAGGCGGCAAAGGTCGAGGTGCTCTACTCGGACGTTAAGAACGTGCGCAAGCCCAGAGGCGCGAAGCCGGGGATGGTGACTGTCAGCGAATATAAAACGGTGGTAGTAAGACCCGTGGAAGACAAGTAG
- a CDS encoding twin-arginine translocation signal domain-containing protein, which produces MKDSKSKKTKNSPATGNLSRRSFLKGAATVGVAVTAGGVLAQKTIKLFPTQDIKTAYMKDVLAGDTVLRSREYVVMTDNEKRDIVKFFKKNYKSPSEKV; this is translated from the coding sequence ATGAAAGACAGTAAGAGTAAGAAAACCAAGAACAGTCCGGCCACGGGCAACCTCTCGCGGCGCAGCTTCCTTAAGGGCGCGGCAACGGTGGGCGTTGCGGTGACCGCCGGTGGCGTGCTCGCCCAGAAGACCATCAAGCTCTTCCCCACACAAGACATCAAGACAGCTTACATGAAAGACGTCCTCGCGGGAGATACAGTCCTCCGGTCGCGGGAGTACGTCGTCATGACGGATAACGAGAAGCGGGATATCGTAAAGTTTTTCAAGAAGAACTACAAGAGTCCATCGGAAAAGGTTTAA